Proteins from one Oscillatoria nigro-viridis PCC 7112 genomic window:
- a CDS encoding DUF4330 domain-containing protein, whose amino-acid sequence MKILDSQGRLFGKLSILDVAAALIVLLVAVGIFFFPGTSGGSVAQVGTSVKPVEIDAIAIGLKGTNVPNLFKAGDKINVVIRNQPSGQITIKSVKTLTRTLAVPQPNGTLKALPDPREEEAFSKNMMFTLEGKGQLTENGPVLGNTKVKIGTTLELEGSKYIFNASVIDVRVKE is encoded by the coding sequence ATGAAAATTTTGGATTCTCAAGGCCGGCTGTTCGGCAAACTCAGCATTCTAGACGTAGCTGCCGCTCTGATCGTACTGCTAGTTGCAGTCGGAATCTTCTTCTTTCCCGGCACTTCTGGCGGTTCCGTCGCCCAAGTCGGCACCAGTGTCAAACCTGTAGAAATTGATGCAATTGCGATCGGTCTCAAAGGGACAAACGTTCCAAATTTGTTCAAAGCAGGCGATAAAATCAATGTGGTGATCCGCAATCAACCCTCCGGTCAGATTACGATCAAATCTGTCAAAACTCTCACCAGAACCCTAGCAGTTCCTCAGCCCAACGGCACTCTGAAAGCTCTCCCCGATCCCAGAGAAGAAGAAGCCTTCAGCAAAAATATGATGTTTACCTTAGAGGGAAAAGGTCAACTTACTGAAAATGGCCCGGTTTTAGGTAATACGAAAGTCAAAATTGGCACTACGCTAGAGCTTGAAGGCAGCAAGTACATTTTCAACGCCAGCGTCATCGACGTGCGAGTCAAAGAATAA
- a CDS encoding GH39 family glycosyl hydrolase, with protein MQFTFKFPRINKLLPICLAIVTLLLITYLGQQPTVAQLRSNVTVDFGQPATGTISMSGILHGIDTSKPPDSSIKPLQPKLWRAGRLDIYDRVIASGAEFQLVVSDLWGYGSNPNGWPYQNYPAWEAFIRQLAQQNKGKKIIWDVWNEPDWKDPFWNGSREQFFETYKRAYKILREELGPSAMIGGPSLGRYSKEYLAAFLDYCKANKLEVNFLSWHELNDTMILFVDDHVIEAKRNFQQSPSYKELKLQKIYVNEIVGNLAQYQPGEILGYLYNLEYAKADGACRACWESKGPNKVSNCFNNTLSGMVTPNTFEPRAAWWTYKAYADGVNSRVRSWSNNNRLVALASKSNPEGKAQILLGYFDPNFSSATTVTLTLGNLEQLGIQRGQKITLKLEKIPNNQEGAVPKLVTVKEESLSVGSGSLAYVIPNFNVHEGYLLTVSK; from the coding sequence ATGCAATTTACATTCAAGTTCCCACGTATTAATAAACTGCTGCCAATTTGTTTAGCTATTGTCACTCTCCTGTTAATCACATATTTGGGACAGCAACCAACAGTTGCCCAACTGCGATCGAACGTTACAGTAGATTTTGGACAGCCAGCCACCGGTACAATTTCCATGAGTGGCATCCTGCACGGAATCGACACCAGCAAGCCGCCGGATAGTTCTATCAAACCCTTGCAGCCCAAACTTTGGCGGGCGGGGAGACTCGATATTTACGATCGAGTAATCGCCAGCGGAGCCGAGTTTCAGTTAGTAGTTAGCGACTTGTGGGGCTACGGTAGCAATCCCAATGGCTGGCCCTATCAAAACTACCCCGCGTGGGAAGCATTCATCCGACAGTTAGCCCAGCAAAATAAAGGCAAAAAAATCATTTGGGATGTATGGAATGAGCCAGATTGGAAAGATCCATTTTGGAATGGAAGCAGAGAACAATTCTTTGAAACTTACAAAAGAGCTTACAAAATTTTGCGGGAAGAACTGGGGCCGTCAGCAATGATTGGCGGACCGAGCCTCGGCCGCTACAGCAAAGAATATCTCGCCGCTTTTTTGGATTACTGCAAGGCTAACAAACTTGAAGTAAACTTCCTCTCATGGCACGAACTTAACGACACGATGATTTTATTTGTTGACGATCACGTAATTGAGGCTAAACGCAATTTTCAGCAAAGTCCCTCTTACAAGGAACTGAAATTACAAAAAATTTACGTCAACGAAATTGTCGGGAACTTAGCGCAGTACCAGCCGGGGGAAATCTTAGGTTATTTGTATAACTTAGAGTATGCAAAAGCTGACGGTGCTTGCAGAGCTTGTTGGGAGAGTAAAGGGCCAAATAAAGTTAGCAATTGCTTCAACAATACGCTGAGTGGGATGGTGACGCCTAATACTTTTGAGCCGAGAGCAGCTTGGTGGACTTACAAAGCTTATGCTGACGGAGTTAATTCGCGGGTGCGGAGTTGGTCAAATAACAATCGCCTTGTCGCTTTAGCCAGCAAGTCCAATCCTGAAGGTAAAGCACAGATACTGTTAGGTTATTTCGACCCCAATTTTTCCTCAGCAACAACGGTAACATTAACCCTCGGAAATTTGGAGCAGCTAGGTATTCAAAGAGGTCAGAAAATTACTCTAAAATTAGAAAAAATTCCCAACAATCAAGAAGGAGCCGTGCCAAAGCTTGTCACCGTTAAAGAAGAAAGTTTGTCGGTGGGTAGCGGCAGCTTGGCTTATGTTATCCCTAATTTCAACGTCCACGAAGGCTACTTATTGACGGTTAGCAAATGA
- a CDS encoding DUF1995 family protein: MTELPKDLNEAIAQSRIATAAALSDGKTLLQVELVFPEIALQAQSITLQFLPEFEEIYPGVKVFFPDTGAAALARRDWGETPFKVTDLGSSRTPVEDKIAPEDQLFLLINPAAVEVAQVEKIYIAAAGRPVILLNPRLEDVATIGIGYAGRQLRDRFLNKIESCYYIRPLDTAALFRCYPQPWQVWLETNDEYELISETAQKPVGDDLERILAASLPSADPDSTTPAKPLKKKGFLAELQTFLKALTQ; this comes from the coding sequence ATGACAGAACTGCCCAAGGATCTCAACGAGGCGATCGCCCAATCCCGCATTGCCACCGCCGCTGCCCTCTCGGACGGCAAAACTCTACTGCAAGTCGAATTAGTATTTCCAGAAATCGCCCTGCAAGCACAGTCTATCACCCTACAATTTCTCCCAGAATTTGAGGAAATCTACCCCGGAGTAAAAGTCTTTTTTCCCGACACCGGTGCTGCAGCCCTCGCGCGCCGCGACTGGGGAGAAACACCGTTTAAAGTAACTGATTTAGGTAGCAGTCGCACCCCTGTTGAAGATAAAATAGCACCGGAAGATCAACTTTTCCTTTTGATAAATCCAGCAGCCGTAGAAGTTGCCCAAGTTGAAAAAATTTACATAGCTGCTGCAGGTCGCCCAGTAATTCTACTCAACCCGCGCCTGGAAGATGTTGCCACCATAGGTATAGGCTATGCGGGCCGCCAATTGCGCGATCGATTCCTCAACAAAATTGAATCCTGCTACTACATCAGACCCCTAGACACCGCTGCTTTATTCCGCTGCTACCCCCAACCGTGGCAAGTGTGGCTGGAAACAAACGACGAATACGAACTAATTTCTGAAACCGCCCAAAAACCTGTCGGAGACGATTTAGAGCGGATTTTAGCCGCTTCTCTCCCAAGCGCCGATCCTGACTCCACCACACCTGCAAAACCTCTAAAAAAGAAAGGTTTTTTGGCAGAACTCCAGACATTCCTCAAAGCTTTGACTCAGTGA
- a CDS encoding acyl-CoA dehydrogenase family protein: MDSQDILNSTETYLQKCISPHAEIIDSDSEALKTAVAGLEDRSLLALRVPQKWGGAEIAPEIFYQYQELTARYSGALSFLQTQHHSATAMLANSDNEMLKSRYLPAIAQKELRLGIGFSHLRRSGNPAVTATPTKAGYLLSGKVPWVTGFALFQKFIVAAVLPDNRAVFGLVPFANIERESGKIACSEIMQLIAMNSTNTVTATLDNWLLHESEIISVKPLGWISENDTKNILNFVPGTFGCIRAGLDVIAAAAAAKNSPFIAAACQKLEQKLDRLKQKFPQSQHSSKTEQLALRAQAIDLAVRCGHAAVAVSSGAANGALHPAGRVYREALVYTVSGQTKDVMEATVDRLIEFEI; encoded by the coding sequence ATGGATTCTCAAGATATTCTCAACAGCACAGAAACTTACCTGCAAAAGTGCATTTCACCCCACGCGGAAATTATCGACAGCGACTCGGAAGCCCTGAAAACAGCAGTTGCGGGATTGGAAGATCGATCGCTCTTAGCGTTGCGAGTTCCCCAAAAATGGGGCGGTGCCGAAATTGCACCGGAGATTTTTTACCAATATCAGGAATTGACGGCTCGATATTCCGGCGCTTTGTCTTTCCTGCAAACTCAGCACCACAGCGCAACTGCCATGCTTGCCAACAGCGACAATGAAATGCTAAAAAGCAGATACTTGCCCGCGATCGCCCAAAAAGAGTTACGCTTGGGTATTGGGTTTTCGCATTTAAGGCGATCGGGCAATCCTGCCGTCACCGCAACTCCCACAAAAGCGGGTTATTTACTGTCAGGAAAAGTTCCGTGGGTAACAGGTTTTGCCTTGTTTCAAAAGTTTATTGTAGCGGCGGTACTTCCTGACAATCGCGCAGTTTTCGGTTTAGTGCCTTTTGCCAATATTGAACGCGAATCGGGTAAAATAGCTTGTAGCGAAATCATGCAGTTAATCGCCATGAACTCGACTAATACTGTGACAGCAACTCTCGATAATTGGTTGCTGCATGAATCGGAAATAATTTCAGTTAAACCTCTCGGCTGGATTTCGGAAAACGACACCAAAAATATACTGAATTTTGTTCCGGGTACTTTTGGCTGTATTCGAGCGGGATTGGATGTAATTGCAGCAGCGGCGGCTGCTAAAAATTCACCTTTTATAGCGGCGGCTTGCCAAAAACTAGAGCAAAAGCTCGATCGGCTAAAACAGAAGTTTCCACAATCTCAACATAGCTCGAAAACAGAACAATTAGCGCTGCGAGCTCAAGCCATTGATTTAGCGGTGCGTTGCGGGCACGCTGCGGTTGCAGTTTCTAGCGGTGCTGCTAACGGTGCGTTACACCCGGCCGGGAGAGTTTATCGAGAAGCTTTGGTGTATACTGTTTCCGGGCAAACAAAGGATGTGATGGAAGCTACGGTCGATCGACTAATCGAATTTGAGATTTGA
- a CDS encoding M48 family metallopeptidase codes for MLKSFWLTCRHTCGRGIYLFLSLIVAAGIWVLSPEPTQAFSLPELIFRGIQVIQLSNMSDRQEVAIGQQINQQLTNREFKIDRDRDTTLYINRIGQRLAQESTRPNIPYTFQVIDDDTINAFATMGGFVYVNKGLMAAADNEAELASVIAHEIAHINARHAIKQMRQMAIASGVASATGLDRSQAVQIGVELALRRPHSRQAEYEADQLGLQTMGRAGYAQSGMVDFMKKLLNKPSPPSILSTHPATGDRIAAISQAIDPALASGEGLNNEDYRLEIRRLLGS; via the coding sequence ATGTTAAAAAGTTTTTGGTTGACTTGCCGGCATACTTGCGGCCGGGGGATTTATCTGTTTCTGTCCCTGATTGTGGCTGCGGGTATCTGGGTGCTTTCCCCGGAACCGACTCAAGCATTTTCTTTACCTGAACTGATTTTTCGAGGCATTCAAGTTATTCAATTGTCGAATATGTCCGATCGCCAAGAGGTGGCTATTGGCCAACAAATTAATCAGCAGTTAACGAACAGGGAGTTTAAGATTGACCGCGATCGGGACACTACATTATATATCAACCGCATCGGTCAACGACTCGCTCAAGAAAGCACTCGCCCGAATATTCCTTATACTTTTCAAGTCATTGACGACGACACGATTAATGCTTTTGCAACTATGGGCGGTTTTGTTTATGTGAATAAAGGCTTGATGGCAGCGGCGGACAATGAGGCAGAATTGGCAAGTGTGATCGCCCACGAAATTGCTCACATTAATGCTCGCCACGCGATTAAACAAATGCGTCAAATGGCCATAGCTTCAGGTGTAGCTTCGGCGACTGGGCTCGATCGATCTCAGGCGGTTCAGATTGGGGTGGAATTGGCTTTGCGGCGCCCCCACAGCCGCCAAGCTGAGTATGAAGCCGATCAGTTGGGATTGCAAACTATGGGGCGAGCAGGCTACGCTCAATCTGGGATGGTTGATTTTATGAAAAAGTTGCTCAACAAGCCTTCTCCTCCTAGCATTTTAAGCACTCACCCGGCAACTGGCGATCGTATTGCTGCTATTTCGCAGGCTATAGATCCAGCTCTTGCTAGCGGTGAAGGTTTGAATAATGAGGATTACAGGCTAGAAATCCGCCGGCTTTTAGGTTCCTAG
- the rfbF gene encoding glucose-1-phosphate cytidylyltransferase — MQVVILAGGLGTRLREETEFRPKPLVDVGGHPIIWHIMKIYAHFGFQQFIVCLGYRGNMIKEYFLNYEAMNNDFTICLGRQNTITYHEEHLEQDFKVTLAETGAASMTGGRVKRIEKYIDRENFMVTYGDGVADVNIEALVDFHKSHGKLATVTTFRPISRFGILDVDSDSRVVQFTEKPQIDGWISVGYMIFNRRVFEYLGEDDCILEQEPMQRLAAEGQLMAYRHEGFFFAMDTYREYKYLNELWDEGKAPWKVW, encoded by the coding sequence ATGCAAGTAGTTATCCTAGCAGGTGGTCTCGGTACTCGTCTTAGAGAAGAAACAGAATTTCGTCCCAAACCCTTAGTTGATGTGGGGGGGCATCCGATTATTTGGCACATCATGAAAATCTATGCACACTTCGGTTTTCAACAATTTATTGTGTGCTTGGGCTATCGCGGCAACATGATTAAAGAATATTTCCTGAATTATGAAGCCATGAACAATGACTTTACTATCTGTCTGGGACGCCAAAATACCATCACTTATCACGAGGAACATCTAGAACAAGATTTTAAAGTGACCCTGGCTGAAACTGGCGCGGCAAGCATGACAGGAGGGCGGGTAAAACGGATCGAAAAATATATCGATCGCGAGAATTTCATGGTGACATACGGCGATGGAGTAGCTGATGTCAATATTGAGGCTTTAGTCGATTTCCACAAGTCTCACGGTAAGCTGGCAACTGTCACCACATTCCGTCCGATTTCTCGCTTTGGGATTTTGGATGTAGACAGCGATAGCCGCGTAGTACAATTTACTGAGAAACCTCAAATCGACGGCTGGATCAGTGTTGGGTATATGATATTTAACCGCCGGGTATTTGAGTATTTGGGGGAAGATGATTGTATTTTAGAACAAGAGCCGATGCAGCGTTTAGCTGCAGAGGGACAGTTGATGGCTTACCGTCATGAGGGCTTCTTCTTTGCGATGGATACTTATCGAGAATACAAGTATTTAAACGAACTTTGGGATGAAGGGAAGGCTCCTTGGAAAGTGTGGTAA
- a CDS encoding alpha/beta fold hydrolase: MLVPLGFGQRSIVTSLGRMVYYTAENMPWMGLPTSTSENQPNLVFFHGFGGGSSAYEWSKVYPAFAAEYRILAPDLIGWGRSEHPPRNYQVEDYITTSIEFIEKTCGSPTEVIASSLTGAIAIRAAIARPDLFKSLILTIPSGLSDFGQDYGTSFFAKLVNTPILDRLLYSTGIATDGGIRSFLEQRQFADSRRVYQEIVDAYLESALEPNAEYAALSFVRGDLCFDLSLYITQLTTPTAIIWGEKSQFTGPDIGQRLANLNPEAIKVFQPLENVGLTPQLEIPAVTIGLIRQYLKLLSEK; this comes from the coding sequence ATGCTTGTACCCCTCGGCTTCGGTCAGCGATCGATAGTTACTTCTCTCGGCAGAATGGTCTACTACACTGCTGAAAACATGCCTTGGATGGGGTTGCCGACCTCAACTTCGGAAAATCAACCAAACTTAGTATTTTTTCACGGTTTTGGCGGCGGGTCGAGTGCCTACGAATGGTCGAAAGTTTATCCGGCTTTTGCGGCAGAATATCGAATTTTAGCACCTGATTTAATCGGTTGGGGGCGATCGGAACATCCGCCGAGAAATTACCAAGTTGAAGATTATATCACAACTTCGATCGAATTTATAGAAAAAACTTGCGGCAGTCCGACAGAGGTGATTGCTTCTTCGCTAACAGGGGCGATCGCGATTCGAGCTGCGATCGCACGCCCGGATCTCTTCAAATCCCTGATTTTGACCATACCCAGCGGTTTGTCGGACTTCGGACAAGATTACGGCACAAGTTTCTTCGCTAAGCTAGTCAACACGCCGATTTTAGATCGCTTGCTCTACAGTACCGGAATCGCCACAGACGGCGGCATCCGCAGCTTCCTAGAACAGCGCCAATTTGCCGATTCGCGTCGCGTTTACCAAGAAATTGTTGATGCTTACCTCGAATCTGCTTTGGAACCCAATGCAGAATATGCCGCCCTGTCTTTTGTGCGGGGAGATTTGTGCTTTGATTTGTCGCTGTACATCACTCAGCTAACAACGCCGACAGCGATTATTTGGGGAGAAAAATCGCAGTTTACCGGGCCCGATATCGGCCAGCGCTTGGCCAACCTCAACCCCGAAGCAATCAAAGTTTTTCAACCTCTGGAAAACGTAGGTTTGACTCCGCAGTTAGAAATTCCCGCTGTCACGATTGGCTTAATTAGGCAATACTTAAAATTGCTTTCGGAAAAGTGA
- a CDS encoding cyclase family protein: MTNNFKSNNLKTIAYSKIVDLTHAIHPNIPIWSGDPATEIATVAQIETDGYFLRKFSMGEHSGTHINAPNSFYAGGASIDSYSPQSLVSPAIAIDIREQSLANPDYTLTIDDILTWEQQHKLIEPGNIVLLYTGWQEKWDHERAFFNRDDRGICHFPGFGKAATQFLLEERSIAGIGTDTHGVDTGRDESFAVNKLVLEKQRIVLENLANLDLLPAADITLVIGILRLLGGSGSPVSVLAFVD; the protein is encoded by the coding sequence ATGACAAACAACTTTAAGTCAAATAACTTAAAAACGATCGCCTACAGCAAAATTGTAGACTTAACCCATGCAATTCACCCAAATATTCCCATTTGGTCGGGAGATCCAGCGACAGAAATTGCCACAGTAGCTCAAATAGAAACAGACGGGTATTTCCTGCGAAAATTCTCAATGGGAGAACACAGCGGCACTCACATCAACGCACCCAACAGCTTTTATGCAGGAGGCGCCAGCATTGATAGTTATTCCCCGCAGTCGCTAGTTTCCCCCGCAATTGCGATCGACATCCGAGAGCAAAGTCTTGCCAATCCAGACTACACTTTAACAATTGATGATATATTGACTTGGGAACAACAGCACAAACTTATAGAACCGGGAAATATAGTTTTATTGTATACTGGCTGGCAAGAAAAATGGGATCACGAGCGAGCATTTTTCAACCGAGACGATCGCGGAATTTGCCACTTTCCCGGATTTGGCAAAGCAGCAACTCAATTTTTGCTAGAAGAACGCTCGATCGCCGGAATAGGAACCGACACCCACGGAGTCGATACCGGGCGAGATGAAAGTTTTGCGGTTAACAAATTGGTATTGGAAAAGCAGCGAATAGTGCTGGAAAATCTAGCAAATCTCGACTTGTTACCTGCGGCTGACATCACTTTAGTTATCGGAATATTGCGCCTTTTGGGAGGTTCCGGTTCGCCCGTTTCGGTGTTAGCTTTTGTTGATTGA
- a CDS encoding metallophosphoesterase family protein, with the protein MEHRRIVIGDVHGHYDGLMTLLEALAPSSNDRVYFLGDLIDRGPKSAQVLDFVQQSPYHTLLGNHEQLMLEALSGTPMDMRAWQSWLYSGGDATVASYRDTGMMPYKHLEWLRSLPTHLDLGDIWLVHAGVDPHLSIDEQSIEQLCWIRREFHTMSKPYFPNKLIITGHTITFTFHGVRPGELVRGEGWLDIDTGAYHPKSGWLTGFDLSYRRVYQVNVFNNQVRILPFDEVVRQLRPQPIAPPEPAIDSVVQQQC; encoded by the coding sequence ATGGAGCACCGGCGCATTGTTATCGGGGACGTACACGGGCATTATGACGGCTTAATGACCCTGCTAGAGGCACTTGCCCCCAGCTCGAACGATCGCGTCTATTTTTTGGGAGACTTAATCGATCGTGGCCCCAAAAGCGCTCAGGTATTAGATTTTGTGCAGCAAAGCCCCTACCACACTCTGTTGGGCAACCACGAACAACTGATGCTGGAGGCTTTGTCTGGGACACCGATGGATATGCGAGCGTGGCAATCTTGGCTCTACAGTGGCGGCGATGCGACAGTAGCCAGCTACAGAGATACAGGGATGATGCCGTACAAACACTTAGAGTGGCTGCGATCGCTCCCCACGCACCTGGATTTAGGGGACATCTGGCTGGTTCACGCCGGCGTTGACCCGCATCTGTCGATCGATGAACAGTCGATCGAACAACTGTGTTGGATTCGCAGGGAATTTCACACCATGTCGAAACCCTATTTTCCCAATAAATTAATTATCACCGGTCACACGATCACCTTTACCTTTCATGGAGTCAGACCGGGCGAATTAGTCAGGGGCGAAGGGTGGTTGGATATTGACACGGGTGCTTATCATCCCAAAAGCGGCTGGCTGACAGGATTTGACCTCAGCTACCGCAGAGTTTATCAAGTAAATGTATTTAACAATCAAGTCCGAATTTTGCCGTTTGACGAAGTTGTCAGGCAATTGAGGCCACAGCCGATTGCACCCCCGGAACCTGCGATCGATTCTGTTGTTCAACAGCAGTGTTAA
- a CDS encoding RNase A-like domain-containing protein, with protein MKNQLDRLKKFLGILCAIASIIILFQSAIPGVYATVVALEGSTIPQTTVAFVPNIPGGGLDFHESAGGHTLERHVGKTEAQLAQRLASETTISAASSFTNLSVAEAAIAEAMNRNQSAIDSWVKSRGNRYTIDYNANRIIGITLRRRASKATSTSRLRIVLQRSVKLPPGYFILTAYPQ; from the coding sequence ATGAAAAATCAACTCGATCGCCTAAAAAAGTTTTTAGGTATCCTCTGTGCGATCGCCTCAATAATTATATTATTCCAATCGGCTATACCTGGTGTTTACGCCACGGTTGTTGCACTGGAAGGCTCAACTATACCACAAACCACCGTAGCTTTTGTTCCCAACATACCGGGCGGCGGATTAGACTTTCACGAATCAGCAGGAGGACACACTTTAGAGAGACACGTTGGTAAAACAGAAGCACAACTAGCACAGCGACTCGCAAGCGAAACGACAATTTCTGCAGCATCTTCTTTTACTAACCTTTCCGTCGCCGAAGCGGCTATTGCAGAAGCAATGAACAGAAACCAAAGTGCGATCGACTCTTGGGTGAAAAGTCGAGGTAATCGTTATACGATCGACTACAACGCCAACAGAATAATTGGCATTACTCTGCGTCGCCGCGCATCCAAAGCAACTTCAACATCTCGCCTGAGAATCGTCCTCCAGCGCAGCGTCAAATTACCTCCCGGATACTTTATTCTCACAGCCTATCCCCAATGA
- a CDS encoding MBL fold metallo-hydrolase: MSSMHNQFTVHFWGVRGSIASPGAETVRYGGNTPCVEMRVGESRLIFDGGTGLRVLGQTLLSQMPVKAHMFFTHSHWDHIQGFPFFVPAFIPGNCFHIYGAIAPNKATIQQRLHDQMLHPNFPVPLQIMGADLKFNDIEVGKPLEIGEIKVETALLNHPGEAIGYRVNWRGYSAAYVTDTEHFPDRLDENVLYLAQDAEVLIYDATYTDEEYYAEKSSKVGWGHSTWQEAVKVAKAANVKKLVIFHHDPLHNDEFLDRVGEQVAQRFPNSLMAREGLSLQLLPPDNDNDVSEVSVQAPHVPV; the protein is encoded by the coding sequence ATGTCTAGTATGCACAACCAATTCACGGTTCACTTCTGGGGCGTTAGAGGTAGCATAGCGTCTCCCGGGGCAGAAACAGTACGTTACGGGGGCAACACGCCCTGTGTAGAAATGCGAGTGGGTGAGAGTCGCCTAATTTTCGATGGCGGTACTGGATTGCGGGTTTTGGGACAAACTCTGCTGTCCCAGATGCCCGTAAAAGCTCATATGTTTTTTACTCACTCTCACTGGGATCACATTCAAGGATTCCCATTTTTTGTCCCAGCTTTTATTCCTGGGAACTGCTTTCACATCTATGGGGCTATTGCTCCTAATAAGGCTACTATCCAGCAGCGCCTCCACGACCAGATGCTGCACCCCAATTTTCCGGTACCCCTGCAAATTATGGGGGCCGACCTGAAATTTAACGATATAGAAGTGGGCAAACCGCTGGAAATCGGAGAGATTAAGGTGGAAACTGCTTTGCTCAACCATCCAGGCGAAGCTATAGGCTACCGCGTAAACTGGCGGGGGTATTCGGCTGCTTACGTGACTGATACCGAACATTTTCCCGATCGTTTAGACGAAAATGTGCTGTATTTGGCTCAGGATGCTGAGGTGCTGATCTACGACGCTACTTATACCGATGAGGAGTATTATGCCGAGAAGAGCAGCAAGGTCGGCTGGGGACATTCGACTTGGCAGGAAGCGGTGAAGGTGGCAAAGGCTGCTAACGTCAAAAAGTTGGTGATTTTTCACCACGACCCGCTGCACAATGACGAGTTTTTAGACAGGGTGGGAGAACAAGTGGCTCAAAGATTCCCGAATAGTTTGATGGCCCGGGAAGGTTTGTCGTTACAATTGCTGCCTCCTGATAACGATAACGATGTGTCTGAAGTGTCGGTGCAAGCGCCTCATGTGCCTGTCTGA
- a CDS encoding contact-dependent growth inhibition system immunity protein, whose amino-acid sequence MINQFPHLTQFFSSYFHQDWPLEADTPSDVVNNYRSSEPRPSVEAASQELSKLLEMPIAPSDLEAFILDELGCYYDPQSENQTVREWLESVQKSLNNPS is encoded by the coding sequence ATGATAAATCAATTTCCTCATTTAACCCAATTTTTCAGTTCCTACTTTCACCAAGACTGGCCGTTAGAAGCTGACACTCCCAGCGATGTAGTGAACAACTACCGCAGCAGCGAACCGCGCCCAAGTGTTGAAGCTGCATCGCAAGAGCTCAGCAAACTGCTAGAAATGCCGATCGCCCCATCCGATTTAGAAGCATTTATCCTCGATGAATTAGGGTGTTACTACGACCCACAATCCGAAAATCAAACAGTCAGAGAATGGTTGGAATCCGTACAAAAATCTTTGAATAATCCCAGCTAA